A window of Rhododendron vialii isolate Sample 1 chromosome 11a, ASM3025357v1 genomic DNA:
CCATAACACGAATGAGCTCCCCGCCCTTCTTCTTCCAAATGAAAATCCGGCCACAGTCTGACCCACTCACAACATACTCACATTTAGGCCCAAAGAAGTTTACACCCTTCACTGTTTCAAAGTTCTTATGGCCCTTGTAGACTTGAGGACCAACTTTAACATCCACATCTGAAGGAGGTGATGCTGACTTCTGCTCTGGTCCCATTTCACCTGCATCACCGCCCAAAGACAGAGGAGAAGCTGGAGGTGGATTGGGTCCCAATCCCATCTCTCTTGTAAAGAGATAAATAAATTCATCACTATAGGAGACAAGTAGCTCACTAAGATCCGAGAAAGCCAAGCCTGTTATTGCCACTTGCTCGTGACCAATCAAATGTGGAGGGCAAAAGTAGTCAGTAGGCTGACCAAAATCAGTTGAACCATCCCTTTTATATTTACGTATATCATAAAGTCGAGTGTACTCATCTAACCCTGCAATACCTATCAGATTAGGATTCCTTGGATCTATTGCAATTGCATTTAGATCAATACTGAAACTGCTGTCAAGTAGGGACTGGCAAGTAAAAAGTTGTGTGGCAGCTCCAGTTCTCAGATCAAACTGTTAAAATAAACATCTATGTCAAAGTCAATCATAGAAAGAAGTTTGGACAAGCGGGGAAagcagaaatttaaaaagtatgaaaaacaaaaggcaTATTACAAACATCAATACATCTAGATTTTCTAACAgaagaacaaaccaaaaatatagaaagtaaaatgaaattttcagtGAAGTGAATTTAATCATACATGCTGAACTAATCCATCCTCTCTGCAGGTGTAAAAAATATGAGGGCTTCCAGGTTCAATGGCCAACTTATGAGCTCGACCCTCATGCTTCCCCAGTAGTTAACAAAAGGCATATTACAAACATCAATACATCTAGATTTTCTAACagaagaacaaacaaaatatagaaagtaaaatgaaattttcagcGAAGTGAATTTAATCATACATGCTGAACTAATCCGTCCTCTCCGCAGGTGTAAAAAATATGAGGGCTTCCAGGTTCAATTGCCAACTTATGAGCTCGACCCTCATGCTTCCCCAGTAGTTTAGTGTCCACTTCCCCGCGTTCAAGAATTTGAGTGTGTCTTACCTACAATCGGACAATGCTTTGTTCAAAAACTTGCACTTATTAAGTCCTTAGTTCAAGAGATACAGCCTTCATAATAAAATCTAAAAGCACCACAAATAAGCGTGAAATCCCTTGGCAGGAAggaactctttctttttttttaatcagcaggAAGGAACTCTTGAGCGAAGAATGCCTCCATAAGTGGCAGCATATATCTGATAATGACTATGTTCATCTTCCAAACGCATGATCTACAAATGTTCACTTGGGAGAAATAGCCTCCCCTGTTCTTTGATGCTTTGATTTTAGGACATTCAAAAATGTCAATCTGTGCACCTGGTAGTTTCAAATCACACTTCTCACCATGGAGAACTTCCATATAGATTCTATTACCAGGCACAACGCAGCTGTTAAACTAGTCCTGCTGTCCTTAACAAGGAGTTCAAGAAAGCAAATTACCTGCCCATCAGCAGCACAGGTAACAATGGTTCTGTCTTCCGTGTAAGGCATGATCTTCGCTTGGAAAACATTATCATAATGACCAGAATGAAATGAGAGCTTAACATGCCCAGTTTCCCACTCCCAGAATATGACTCTCCTGTCATCGGAGCCCGACACAAGAATATCACCATCTTCATTGAAGCTAACTGTGTTAACACAGCCTCTGTGTTTTTCCAGCTTTCTGAAGAGATCAAGTCGAAGCACAAGATCCTGTaacaggagaaaaaaaaaatcccattaAAGCTTTGTTGCATGCAAACACCTCCTAATATTGTTGAACATGTTAAATGTAAGTTTAACGCATTTAACGCAAAACCAATTGAAAATTCGTGGATAGATCACCCAAGTTCTTAGACTCGCTTGCACGTGTGACCCCTAACTTGCACGTAGAGAGGTAAATAAAGGATTCAGCTCATGGTATGACAATGAAACATAaagtgcacttatggcacaaataGAGGATATATGTTTCAGAAGTACCTGATAAagcatcaaactcaaaaacaatgGATAAGGGTAGATAGGCAGCTCATATGCGATTTTGCCCTTTGGAGGTGGTAACTTAACATGGGACAAGCTCCAACAAAAAGTAGCATAACTTAAGCCTTTCGGATTTACCTCACTTGCCACAAATGAAGACTGAAGAACAAAAGTGTACACCCAAATAGATCAAATTcctaatgaaaatgaaaacataTAGACAACCCATGTACTTCAGTATAAATCACGTAACCACGTAACTGAAAAGCTATGGAAACTAAGCCTTCTCTAGGTACatgaacaaacaaaacattttGCACAAACTGCATATTAAACCACAAAATTTGCTGCTGAAATGCTATGGAAACAAAgttgtacacacacacacacacaagcaaATTAATATCTCCAGCAACAACAAGAAGCCACAGAAAAAACACAAAGTTTTTCGACCACGCGTAAGATGGGCGCAGGATCATGGGATTAAGCATAGTGCCAAGTTCTTGTTTTTGGTGTCA
This region includes:
- the LOC131307629 gene encoding uncharacterized protein LOC131307629 isoform X1 — protein: MRKRPKTRLDTAIVNVWQREVGQLSTRNFAHRFAASEDLVLRLDLFRKLEKHRGCVNTVSFNEDGDILVSGSDDRRVIFWEWETGHVKLSFHSGHYDNVFQAKIMPYTEDRTIVTCAADGQVRHTQILERGEVDTKLLGKHEGRAHKLAIEPGSPHIFYTCGEDGLVQHFDLRTGAATQLFTCQSLLDSSFSIDLNAIAIDPRNPNLIGIAGLDEYTRLYDIRKYKRDGSTDFGQPTDYFCPPHLIGHEQVAITGLAFSDLSELLVSYSDEFIYLFTREMGLGPNPPPASPLSLGGDAGEMGPEQKSASPPSDVDVKVGPQVYKGHKNFETVKGVNFFGPKCEYVVSGSDCGRIFIWKKKGGELIRVMEADEHVVNCIESHPHSTVLVSSGIEDSIKVWTPKALERMSLPTNIEKVQRPNRLSFFTISEIDEEDDDESESESEFEYDYDDGDGNGASDDDDDGNDDNEYGVSDDDDDDDSDAGDGFGEHSDGFSCDGTDDSYDDNNDDEACGKGGDNCNNG
- the LOC131307629 gene encoding uncharacterized protein LOC131307629 isoform X2; the encoded protein is MRKRPKTRLDTAIVNVWQREVGQLSTRNFAHRFAASEDLVLRLDLFRKLEKHRGCVNTVSFNEDGDILVSGSDDRRVIFWEWETGHVKLSFHSGHYDNVFQAKIMPYTEDRTIVTCAADGQVRHTQILERGEVDTKLLGKHEGRAHKLAIEPGSPHIFYTCGEDGLVQHFDLRTGAATQLFTCQSLLDSSFSIDLNAIAIDPRNPNLIGIAGLDEYTRLYDIRKYKRDGSTDFGQPTDYFCPPHLIGHEQVAITGLAFSDLSELLVSYSDEFIYLFTREMGLGPNPPPASPLSLGGDAGEMGPEQKSASPPSDVDVKVGPQVYKGHKNFETVKGVNFFGPKCEYVVSGSDCGRIFIWKKKGGELIRVMEADEHVVNCIESHPHSTVLVSSGIEDSIKVWTPKALERMSLPTNIEKRPNRLSFFTISEIDEEDDDESESESEFEYDYDDGDGNGASDDDDDGNDDNEYGVSDDDDDDDSDAGDGFGEHSDGFSCDGTDDSYDDNNDDEACGKGGDNCNNG